Proteins found in one Xenopus laevis strain J_2021 chromosome 1L, Xenopus_laevis_v10.1, whole genome shotgun sequence genomic segment:
- the dcaf10.L gene encoding DDB1- and CUL4-associated factor 10 isoform X1, with translation MEGCTKDGAAVQSSGASTAGSIFWWLKDRSLGRGICVDPARDNFRTMTSLYSSIHPADSVNLSTRTHGAVFNLEYSPDGSVLTLACEQTEVLLFDPLSSKHIKTLSEAHEDCVNNIRFLDNRMFATCSDDTTIALWDLRKLNSKVCTLHGHTSWVKNIEYDKNTRLLVTSGFDGNVIIWDTNRCTEDGCPHKKFFHTRFLMRMRLTPDCSKMLISTSSGYLLILHELDLTKSLEVGSYPILRARRTASTSDMTSTSSETRPSSSPCHNSDSGPLFEKHMSRSSQREGTSPRNSLEVLTPEVPGERDRGNCITSLQLHPKGWATLLRCSSNTDDQEVEWTCVYEFQEGTPVRQVSPRCSLRLTHYIEEANVGRGYIKELCFSPDGRMIASPHGYGIRLLGFDSQCKELVDCLPKEAGTLQEIRSLYSHKDVVLTTKFSPTHCQIASGCLSGRVSLYQPKF, from the exons ATGGAGGGTTGCACCAAGGATGGAGCTGCGGTACAAAGCAGTGGGGCAAGTACAGCAGGGAGCATCTTCTGGTGGCTGAAAGACAGGAGTTTGGGGAGAGGTATTTGCGTGGATCCTGCTCGTGACAATTTTAGGACAATGACGAGCTTGTACAGCTCAATCCATCCCGCTGACTCTGTCAACCTGAGCACTAGGACCCACGGGGCTGTATTTAATCTGGAGTATTCACCAGATGG GTCGGTACTAACACTTGCATGTGAACAAACAGAAGTTTTGCTTTTTGATCCTCtgtcttcaaaacacatcaaaacTCTTTCAGAGGCACATGAAGATTGTGTAAATAATATCAG ATTTCTTGACAACAGAATGTTTGCTACGTGCTCTGATGACACTACAATAGCCCTTTGGGATCTAAGAAAGttaaactccaaggtgtgcactctGCACGGTCATACAAGTTGGGTGAAAAACATTGAGTATGACAAAAATACAAGACTGCTGGTAACTTCTGGATTTGATGGAAATGTAATAATCTGGGACACAAACAG gtgcACAGAAGATGGGTGTCCACACAAGAAGTTTTTTCATACACGTTTCCTCATGCGAATGAGGCTAACTCCTGACTGTTCAAAAATGTTGATTTCTACTTCTTCTGGTTATTTACTGATCTTACATGAATTAGATCTAACAAAATCCTTGGAGGTGGGTAGCTACCCCATCTTAAGAGCAAGACGGACAGCTTCCACTTCAG ACATGACTTCAACTTCTTCTGAGACAAGGCCATCCAGCTCCCCTTGCCATAACAGTGATTCGGGACCTTTATTTGAAAAGCACATGTCACGCTCTTCACAGAGAGAAG GTACTTCCCCTCGCAACAGTCTTGAAGTTTTAACCCCAGAAGTTCCTGGGGAGAGGGACCGTGGAAATTGTATAACGTCACTTCAACTTCATCCCAAAGGATGGGCCACGCTTCTCCGGTGTTCCAGCAACACTGATGACCAAGAGGTAGAG TGGACCTGTGTGTATGAATTCCAGGAAGGAACTCCTGTCCGACAAGTTTCTCCCAGGTGTTCTTTGCGACTAACTCACTACATTGAAGAAGCCAATGTAGGTCGGGGTTACATCAAAGAGTTGTGTTTCAGTCCCGATGGACGCATGATTGCATCACCACACGGATATGGGATCCGTCTCCTGGGTTTCGACTCCCAGTGCAAAGAACTTGTAGACTGTTTACCAAAAGAAGCAGGGACTTTGCAAGAAATCCGCTCACTGTACTCTCACAAAGATGTTGTCTTAACAACAAAGTTCTCTCCCACACACTGCCAGATAGCATCCGGGTGCCTTAGTGGCAGAGTTTCCTTATATCAGCCCAAGTTTTAG
- the dcaf10.L gene encoding DDB1- and CUL4-associated factor 10 (The RefSeq protein has 1 substitution compared to this genomic sequence), with amino-acid sequence MEGCTKDGAAVQSSGASTAGSIFWWLKDRSLGRGICVDPARDNFRTMTSLYSSIHPADSVNLSTRTHGAVFNLEYSPDGSVLTLACEQTEVLLFDPLSSKHIKTLSEAHEDCVNNIRFLDNRMFATCSDDTTIALWDLRKLNSKACTLHGHTSWVKNIEYDKNTRLLVTSGFDGNVIIWDTNRCTEDGCPHKKFFHTRFLMRMRLTPDCSKMLISTSSGYLLILHELDLTKSLEVGSYPILRARRTASTSDMTSTSSETRPSSSPCHNSDSGPLFEKHMSRSSQREGTSPRNSLEVLTPEVPGERDRGNCITSLQLHPKGWATLLRCSSNTDDQEWTCVYEFQEGTPVRQVSPRCSLRLTHYIEEANVGRGYIKELCFSPDGRMIASPHGYGIRLLGFDSQCKELVDCLPKEAGTLQEIRSLYSHKDVVLTTKFSPTHCQIASGCLSGRVSLYQPKF; translated from the exons ATGGAGGGTTGCACCAAGGATGGAGCTGCGGTACAAAGCAGTGGGGCAAGTACAGCAGGGAGCATCTTCTGGTGGCTGAAAGACAGGAGTTTGGGGAGAGGTATTTGCGTGGATCCTGCTCGTGACAATTTTAGGACAATGACGAGCTTGTACAGCTCAATCCATCCCGCTGACTCTGTCAACCTGAGCACTAGGACCCACGGGGCTGTATTTAATCTGGAGTATTCACCAGATGG GTCGGTACTAACACTTGCATGTGAACAAACAGAAGTTTTGCTTTTTGATCCTCtgtcttcaaaacacatcaaaacTCTTTCAGAGGCACATGAAGATTGTGTAAATAATATCAG ATTTCTTGACAACAGAATGTTTGCTACGTGCTCTGATGACACTACAATAGCCCTTTGGGATCTAAGAAAGttaaactccaaggtgtgcactctGCACGGTCATACAAGTTGGGTGAAAAACATTGAGTATGACAAAAATACAAGACTGCTGGTAACTTCTGGATTTGATGGAAATGTAATAATCTGGGACACAAACAG gtgcACAGAAGATGGGTGTCCACACAAGAAGTTTTTTCATACACGTTTCCTCATGCGAATGAGGCTAACTCCTGACTGTTCAAAAATGTTGATTTCTACTTCTTCTGGTTATTTACTGATCTTACATGAATTAGATCTAACAAAATCCTTGGAGGTGGGTAGCTACCCCATCTTAAGAGCAAGACGGACAGCTTCCACTTCAG ACATGACTTCAACTTCTTCTGAGACAAGGCCATCCAGCTCCCCTTGCCATAACAGTGATTCGGGACCTTTATTTGAAAAGCACATGTCACGCTCTTCACAGAGAGAAG GTACTTCCCCTCGCAACAGTCTTGAAGTTTTAACCCCAGAAGTTCCTGGGGAGAGGGACCGTGGAAATTGTATAACGTCACTTCAACTTCATCCCAAAGGATGGGCCACGCTTCTCCGGTGTTCCAGCAACACTGATGACCAAGAG TGGACCTGTGTGTATGAATTCCAGGAAGGAACTCCTGTCCGACAAGTTTCTCCCAGGTGTTCTTTGCGACTAACTCACTACATTGAAGAAGCCAATGTAGGTCGGGGTTACATCAAAGAGTTGTGTTTCAGTCCCGATGGACGCATGATTGCATCACCACACGGATATGGGATCCGTCTCCTGGGTTTCGACTCCCAGTGCAAAGAACTTGTAGACTGTTTACCAAAAGAAGCAGGGACTTTGCAAGAAATCCGCTCACTGTACTCTCACAAAGATGTTGTCTTAACAACAAAGTTCTCTCCCACACACTGCCAGATAGCATCCGGGTGCCTTAGTGGCAGAGTTTCCTTATATCAGCCCAAGTTTTAG
- the slc25a51.L gene encoding mitochondrial nicotinamide adenine dinucleotide transporter SLC25A51, translating to MMDSEAHEKRKSDLVLATAKHDYKPCTVTVGSGKHYVCGYFAAFTNIAITFPIQKVLFRQQLYGVRTRDAVRQLQTDGIRNLYRGILPPLMQKTTTLALMFGLYEDFSSLLLRHTDSPEVVTRSVAAILAGTTEALLSPFERVQTLLQDYKHHDRFTNTFQAFKVLRPYGIREYYRGLVPILLRNGPSNALFFGLRSPIKQCLPEAKTYSANLINDFICGGLLGAMLGFLFFPINVVKARMQSKIGGEFISFGKVLMIIWTERDGKLTHLFRGAHLNYHRSILSWGIINATYELLLKVL from the coding sequence ATGATGGATTCGGAAGcccatgaaaaaagaaaaagtgactTGGTTCTTGCCACTGCAAAGCATGATTACAAACCTTGTACAGTTACTGTTGGATCTGGAAAGCATTACGTATGTGGATACTTTGCTGCTTTCACAAATATAGCTATCACGTTCCCCATTCAGAAAGTGCTGTTTCGACAGCAGCTGTATGGCGTAAGAACCAGAGATGCGGTAAGGCAGCTTCAGACAGATGGTATTCGCAACTTGTACCGAGGTATCCTTCCTCCTCTCATGCAGAAAACCACTACACTTGCCCTTATGTTTGGCCTTTATGAAGATTTTTCGAGCCTTCTTCTTAGGCACACAGATTCTCCTGAGGTTGTAACAAGGAGTGTAGCTGCAATCCTCGCTGGGACAACTGAAGCCTTGCTTTCACCCTTTGAGAGAGTTCAGACACTGCTGCAAGACTACAAGCATCACGATCGATTTACAAACACGTTTCAGGCTTTCAAAGTGTTACGGCCTTATGGAATAAGGGAGTACTACCGTGGCCTGGTTCCCATACTACTGCGAAATGGACCTAGCAACGCTCTCTTTTTTGGGCTTCGTTCCCCAATTAAGCAGTGCCTTCCAGAAGCTAAAACATACAGTGCAAATTTAATCAATGACTTTATATGTGGTGGACTACTTGGAGCCATGCtgggatttctttttttcccaattaatgtGGTAAAGGCCCGCATGCAGTCCAAGATAGGGGGAGAATTTATATCATTTGGAAAAGTCCTCATGATAATATGGACAGAGCGTGATGGCAAACTAACTCATCTTTTCCGTGGGGCACATTTGAACTATCATCGTTCAATCTTGTCTTGGGGTATCATCAATGCAACGTATGAGCTGCTGTTAAAAGTACTTTAA